The proteins below come from a single Aegilops tauschii subsp. strangulata cultivar AL8/78 chromosome 6, Aet v6.0, whole genome shotgun sequence genomic window:
- the LOC109762384 gene encoding glucan endo-1,3-beta-glucosidase 14 translates to MPCTSSKVAPRPSSNAPPTTGHSLLLLQSPPKLPATCSPPRRKIMAVIPRGRPDSSLGHRRPVLLLLLFFCLLAFFPRRVAAFHSFVGTYGVNYGRIADNLPPPTEVVKLLQMARIKNVRIFDSDHTVLDAFRNSGLNLAIAIPNGLVKDISATPSKAMDWVNENVRPYYPATRIVAIIVGNEILGGQDTGLAEALFGAVVNIHDALRAMRLSGRIEVNTPHSEAVFGTSYPPSAGTFRPDLMPYLKPLLDFFSKTGAPFYVNAYPFLAYMSDPEHIDVNYALMKPNAGILDQKTNLHYDNMFEAQIDATYAALEAAGYSDMEVRVSETGWASAGDATEPGATLENARTYNFNLRKRLFLRKGTPYRPKRVVKAFIFALFNEDLKTGPGSERHFGLFKPDGSVSLDLGFKGLTSSSSSIKGWKILRYSATLLSSTFIFLALST, encoded by the exons ATGCCCTGCACCTCAAGCAAAGTGGCGCCCCGGCCCTCCTCTAATGCCCCGCCCACTACCGGCcacagcctcctcctcctccagtcGCCACCTAAGCTGCCTGCCACCTGCTCCCCGCCTCGCCGGAAGATCATGGCGGTGATTCCGCGCGGCCGGCCGGACTCCAGCCTCGGCCACCGCCGGCCggtcctcctgctcctcctcttcttctgcCTCCTCGCCTTCTTCCCCCGCCGCG TCGCGGCTTTTCACTCGTTCGTGGGGACGTACGGGGTGAACTACGGCCGGATCGCGGACAACCTGCCGCCGCCGACGGAGGTGGTGAAGCTGCTCCAGATGGCGCGGATCAAGAACGTCCGCATCTTCGACTCGGACCACACCGTGCTGGACGCGTTCCGCAACTCCGGGCTCAACCTCGCCATCGCCATCCCCAACGGCCTCGTCAAGGACATCTCCGCCACCCCGAGCAAGGCCATGGACTGGGTGAACGAGAACGTGCGGCCCTACTACCCGGCCACCCGCATCGTGGCCATCATCGTGGGCAACGAGATCCTGGGCGGGCAGGACACGGGGCTCGCCGAGGCGCTCTTCGGCGCCGTCGTCAACATCCACGACGCGCTCCGCGCGATGCGCCTGTCCGGCAGGATCGAGGTGAACACGCCGCACTCGGAGGCGGTGTTCGGCACCTCGTACCCGCCCTCTGCCGGCACGTTCCGCCCGGACCTCATGCCGTACCTCAAGCCGCTCCTCGACTTCTTCTCCAAGACGGGCGCGCCCTTCTACGTGAACGCGTACCCGTTCCTGGCCTACATGAGCGACCCGGAGCACATCGACGTGAACTACGCGCTGATGAAGCCCAACGCCGGCATCCTGGACCAGAAGACCAACCTCCACTACGACAACATGTTCGAGGCGCAGATCGACGCCACCTACGCCGCGCTGGAGGCCGCCGGGTACAGCGACATGGAGGTGCGCGTGTCGGAGACCGGGTGGGCGTCCGCCGGCGACGCCACGGAGCCCGGCGCCACCCTGGAGAACGCCCGGACCTACAACTTCAACCTGAGGAAGCGGCTGTTCCTGAGGAAGGGGACGCCCTACAGGCCCAAGAGGGTGGTCAAGGCCTTCATCTTCGCGCTCTTCAACGAGGACCTCAAGACCGGACCGGGCAGCGAGCGCCACTTCGGGCTGTTCAAGCCCGACGGCAGCGTCTCCCTCGACCTCGGCTTCAAGGGCCtcacgtcgtcctcctcctccatcAAGGGATGGAAGATCCTGCGCTACTCGGCGACGCTCCTGTCATCTACATTCATTTTCCTAGCATTGTCCACCTGA